In one window of Frigoriglobus tundricola DNA:
- a CDS encoding amino acid permease: MPPPPSAAPDEPDDVRTLHKFGYAQELARVLGGFSNFAISLSIICILAGGITSFHVGFCSVGGASIGLGWPLVGLFALGVAATMGQIASAFPTAGGLYHWAAILGGRGWGWLTAWFNLAGLVAVLAAVNVGTFRFALGAFAPDLRPDPWTQFVCVALVTASHAIINHLGIRVTRVLTDFSGYWILLVAIAVTIALIAAAPGYDFERLWTFTNYSGVPRAEPVWPETHSLLWLFALGFLLPAYTITGFDASAHVSEETADASRNVPRGIVRSVWVSALFGWLMLCAAVLAMRDPGAVAERGEQAFVFTMNDVLPRWLYLALCGGIVVAQYLCGLATVTSASRMAFAFARDGGLPLSSQVRRVSPKFRTPAVAIWVVATAAVLFTAYADAYATIAASAAVLLYVSYVLPTAIGVVAHGRWWTAMGPWSLGRWFRPLGMMSVIGCVGLLVIGVQPPNDKALEVVGGLLVVLGIIWFAIARRTFPGPPGVHNE; this comes from the coding sequence ATGCCCCCACCGCCATCTGCCGCCCCGGACGAACCCGACGACGTTCGCACCCTGCACAAGTTCGGGTACGCGCAGGAACTCGCCCGCGTGCTCGGCGGGTTCTCGAACTTCGCCATCTCGCTGTCCATCATCTGCATCCTCGCGGGCGGCATCACGTCGTTCCACGTCGGGTTCTGCTCCGTCGGCGGCGCGAGCATCGGTCTCGGGTGGCCGCTCGTCGGCCTGTTCGCACTGGGCGTGGCTGCCACAATGGGGCAGATCGCGTCCGCGTTCCCGACGGCGGGCGGCCTCTACCACTGGGCCGCGATCCTCGGCGGGCGCGGGTGGGGGTGGCTCACCGCATGGTTCAACCTCGCCGGACTGGTCGCGGTGCTGGCGGCCGTCAACGTCGGCACGTTCCGGTTCGCACTCGGTGCTTTCGCACCCGATCTCAGACCCGACCCGTGGACGCAATTCGTGTGCGTCGCGCTCGTCACCGCCTCACACGCGATCATCAACCACCTCGGCATCCGCGTCACACGCGTCCTCACCGATTTCAGCGGCTACTGGATTTTGCTCGTTGCGATCGCGGTGACGATAGCGCTTATTGCGGCGGCGCCGGGTTACGACTTCGAGCGCCTGTGGACGTTCACGAACTACAGTGGGGTTCCCCGCGCCGAACCGGTGTGGCCGGAAACGCACTCGCTCCTGTGGCTCTTCGCACTCGGCTTCCTGTTGCCCGCTTACACCATCACCGGATTCGACGCGTCGGCGCACGTCTCGGAAGAAACCGCCGATGCCTCCCGGAATGTGCCGCGCGGCATCGTGAGGTCGGTGTGGGTGTCCGCGCTCTTCGGCTGGCTGATGCTCTGCGCGGCGGTCCTTGCGATGCGCGATCCCGGCGCCGTCGCGGAACGCGGCGAGCAGGCATTCGTGTTCACAATGAACGATGTACTACCTCGGTGGCTCTATCTCGCGCTGTGCGGCGGAATCGTTGTCGCGCAATACCTCTGCGGGCTCGCCACGGTCACGTCGGCGTCGCGGATGGCGTTCGCGTTCGCGCGCGACGGCGGGCTGCCCCTGTCGAGCCAGGTGCGGCGCGTGTCGCCGAAGTTCCGCACGCCGGCGGTGGCGATCTGGGTGGTCGCCACCGCCGCCGTCCTGTTCACCGCCTACGCGGACGCCTACGCCACCATCGCCGCGTCGGCCGCGGTGCTGCTGTACGTCTCGTATGTGCTCCCCACGGCCATCGGCGTCGTCGCGCACGGTCGGTGGTGGACGGCAATGGGGCCGTGGAGCCTCGGTCGGTGGTTCCGGCCGCTCGGAATGATGAGCGTCATCGGATGCGTCGGACTGCTGGTCATCGGCGTGCAACCGCCGAACGACAAGGCGCTCGAGGTGGTGGGCGGATTGCTCGTCGTTCTCGGGATCATCTGGTTCGCGATCGCGCGGCGGACCTTCCCCGGCCCGCCGGGAGTTCACAATGAGTGA
- a CDS encoding sigma factor has product MLRTCRGVLGDHHAAEDATQAVFLALARQAASVGRTGCTAGWLFRVARRVATRAAPAAAPTNRSKCGPRRPPRIRSGRSAGSRPRTRAARGAGPVTRAISRTDAVVLF; this is encoded by the coding sequence GTGCTCCGCACGTGCCGCGGGGTCCTCGGTGACCACCATGCGGCCGAGGACGCGACCCAGGCCGTGTTCCTGGCGCTCGCCCGGCAGGCCGCTTCCGTCGGCCGCACCGGTTGCACGGCGGGGTGGCTGTTCCGCGTCGCCCGGCGGGTTGCGACGCGCGCCGCCCCGGCGGCGGCTCCTACCAACCGTTCCAAGTGCGGCCCTCGACGGCCTCCCCGCATCCGCTCCGGTCGCTCAGCCGGATCCCGACCTCGAACGCGTGCTGCACGAGGAGCTGGCCCGGTTACCCGAGCGATATCGCGCACCGATGCTGTTGTGCTTTTTTGA
- a CDS encoding DUF1877 family protein, whose product MGQGELFALDGATFQRLVALVDSPSLMELVQEIEDTWDENQRLACWKSWPELHKCLTGSHSDPKAGPAPLHECFLGNRYLTDPNGGYIVALLDANKLTALLTALEPPGTAWLRGQCKRLFADDYSDDWFTGLSELLSAAREFYRQAVESGHSVLFTSDEVLADIYAPGDHE is encoded by the coding sequence ATGGGACAAGGCGAGCTATTCGCGTTGGATGGCGCCACCTTTCAACGGTTGGTTGCGTTGGTGGATAGCCCATCACTCATGGAACTGGTGCAGGAAATCGAGGACACATGGGACGAGAATCAACGACTCGCGTGTTGGAAGTCCTGGCCGGAACTTCACAAATGCCTCACTGGGAGTCATTCCGATCCAAAGGCCGGGCCGGCCCCGCTCCACGAATGCTTCTTGGGCAATCGATACCTCACCGATCCGAACGGAGGTTACATTGTTGCCTTACTGGATGCCAACAAACTGACCGCGTTACTGACCGCGTTGGAACCCCCCGGTACGGCTTGGCTGCGCGGACAGTGCAAACGGTTATTCGCGGATGATTACTCCGACGACTGGTTCACAGGACTCTCGGAGTTGCTCTCCGCGGCCCGAGAGTTCTACCGACAAGCTGTGGAATCCGGTCATTCGGTATTGTTCACTTCTGACGAAGTCCTCGCCGACATTTACGCGCCGGGCGACCACGAATGA
- a CDS encoding RNA polymerase sigma factor produces the protein MLHEELARLPERYRAPMLLCFFEGLSHAEAAHRLGWPVGSVAGRVARAKDMLATRLTRRGAPLALLTPVLFAVPPSFASATTHAAGAFATGALRSFPVSFSTSPDGRSG, from the coding sequence GTGCTGCACGAGGAGCTGGCCCGGTTACCCGAGCGATATCGCGCACCGATGCTGTTGTGCTTTTTTGAGGGCCTGAGCCACGCGGAAGCGGCTCACCGGCTCGGGTGGCCGGTCGGCTCCGTCGCCGGGCGGGTGGCGCGGGCGAAAGACATGCTCGCTACTCGCCTGACCCGGCGCGGGGCGCCCCTGGCTCTGCTCACGCCGGTCCTCTTCGCCGTGCCCCCGTCCTTCGCATCGGCGACGACGCACGCCGCAGGCGCCTTCGCCACCGGGGCACTCCGCTCGTTCCCGGTCTCGTTCTCGACCTCGCCAGACGGGAGATCCGGATGA
- the rpsU gene encoding 30S ribosomal protein S21 yields the protein MGLRMRVHEREPIGAALRRFKKLIERSGMKGELRAHEYYEKPCEARRRKEARRQNAIRKAAAVPRA from the coding sequence ATGGGCCTGCGGATGCGCGTCCACGAGCGGGAGCCGATCGGCGCCGCTCTGCGACGGTTCAAGAAGCTGATCGAGCGGAGCGGGATGAAGGGCGAGCTGCGCGCCCACGAGTACTACGAGAAACCGTGCGAGGCCCGTCGCCGCAAGGAGGCCCGCCGCCAGAACGCCATCCGCAAGGCCGCGGCCGTGCCCCGCGCGTGA
- the eutC gene encoding ethanolamine ammonia-lyase subunit EutC: MSDTLPSPVDPIERALAQTTARVLVGRSGPAYRTATWLKLREDHAAARDAVQAEVDLVRDFGADRIAALGLFEVRTQATSKAEYLRRPDLGRKLAPEATELIRAQCPHGCAFQVVIGDGLSATAIRTQAPGLLERLVSAAHSRSWSVGRPFLVKYCRVGVMNDIGALLAPEVVVLLIGERPGLATAESLSAYLAYRPRPGHTDADRNLISNIHAQGVSAAEAADRIVALADLFRARCASGVTVKESLPGTNALPLA; this comes from the coding sequence ATGAGTGACACCCTGCCGTCACCGGTCGACCCGATCGAGCGCGCGTTGGCCCAGACGACGGCCCGCGTGCTGGTCGGCCGCTCCGGACCGGCCTACCGCACAGCGACGTGGCTGAAGTTGCGCGAGGACCACGCCGCCGCACGCGACGCGGTGCAGGCCGAAGTGGATCTCGTGCGCGACTTCGGTGCGGACCGGATCGCAGCCCTGGGTCTGTTCGAGGTGCGCACGCAGGCGACCTCAAAGGCCGAATACTTGCGCCGCCCGGACCTCGGCCGAAAGCTCGCGCCCGAAGCGACCGAACTCATCCGCGCACAGTGCCCTCATGGATGCGCGTTTCAGGTCGTGATAGGTGACGGCCTCTCGGCAACGGCGATCCGAACACAAGCGCCGGGATTGCTCGAACGGCTCGTGTCCGCGGCACACAGCCGAAGTTGGTCCGTCGGACGACCGTTTCTGGTGAAGTATTGCCGCGTCGGGGTGATGAACGACATCGGCGCGCTGCTGGCGCCCGAGGTCGTGGTTCTGCTGATCGGCGAGCGACCGGGGCTGGCGACCGCCGAGAGTCTCTCGGCGTACCTGGCGTACCGCCCCCGACCGGGCCACACCGACGCCGACCGGAACCTCATTTCCAACATTCACGCGCAGGGGGTTTCGGCTGCCGAAGCCGCCGATCGGATCGTCGCGCTCGCGGATCTGTTCCGCGCCCGATGCGCGAGCGGCGTCACGGTGAAAGAGAGCCTTCCGGGAACGAACGCCCTGCCGCTGGCCTGA
- a CDS encoding S41 family peptidase, with amino-acid sequence MLRAHRYLLFAAAGLLASATAAPAQPDATDTRLLTMPAVSAKHIAFIYAEDLWVADIDGKNPRRLTTDLGLESNPVFSPDGQTIAFSAQYDGNTDVYTIPLAGGTPTRLTSHPNPDTVRGFTPDGKSVLFSSPRHVYSNRYSQLFTVPLTGGMPTQLPIPWGFEAAYSPDGDFIAYTPVRDATPQWKHYRGGTHSRVWIYNVKTHDVVEIPQPKDRCNDADPNWIGRTVYFRSDRAGEYNVFAYDTDSKDVKALTKFTDFPVLDINTDGTRLIFEQAGYLHLMHPPQTATTRLKVGIAIDNSEARPRFAKGAKYVRDVSVSPSGSRVAVEFRGEIVTVPAEKGEPRNLTNTPDVHERSPSWSPDGKTIAYFSDAGGEYQMVLAPQNGKGEAKKVKLTGSGFYFDPVWSHDSKKVLFRDNAQTVFILDVPTEKITKMVEPKHGLGNGLKASSWSPDSKWVTYAMNTPAQISRVYAYSLDQSKSFPITDGMTEATEPAFDAGGKYLYFLGSNDTGMSKHRFSQSAADSRAPRWSLNLVVLNATLPSPFLRENDEEKTDAEKPAPKGEAKKDVAFAIDFPDIDQRILSFPLPTGNYGGLQAGAAGQVFYLTRPEAEGGRGGPGGGGGATLNRYDLDRKRSTVVQAGVTNYELTPDGRKLLYSTGGGNWFITSSTGGSGAAPAAPAGAAGRAGGRPAAAPAPSAAGGDSGDGKVNFEAIEVRVDPRAEWKQIYEEAWRINRDFFYDPNMHGADWPAMKKKYEVFLPHLTSSADLYRVVRWMLSELAVGHSYITSYGERTFERKTVPGGLLGADFEVADGRYRFKKIYGGLNWSAAMRSPLTAPGVNVKEGTFLLAVNGTELKAPTEVYSLFENTAGKLVEITVGPTADGKNSRTVAVEPIASEYNLRNMDWVEGNLKKVEKATDGRVGYVHVRDTAAGGMADFKRYFFPQVDKEALIIDERFNSGGQIADYYIDILRRPFASYWAPRYGADNRSPSAAVFGPKVMIIDEGAGSGGDMLPYMFRKFGVGPLVGKRTWGGLVGIGGYPVLMDGGTVTAPSFAIWSPDGGFIVENEGVAPDHDVTMWPKDLIAGKDPQLEKAIELALEALKKNPPKKDTRPEYPKRAQP; translated from the coding sequence ATGCTGCGCGCGCACCGATACCTTCTCTTCGCGGCTGCGGGGCTGCTCGCCTCGGCAACCGCCGCGCCGGCCCAACCCGATGCCACCGACACGCGCCTGCTCACGATGCCGGCGGTGAGCGCGAAGCACATCGCGTTCATCTACGCCGAAGACCTGTGGGTCGCCGACATCGACGGCAAGAACCCGCGCCGCCTCACCACCGATCTGGGCCTCGAATCGAACCCGGTGTTCTCGCCGGACGGCCAAACGATCGCGTTCAGCGCGCAGTACGACGGCAACACCGACGTCTACACGATCCCGCTCGCGGGCGGCACCCCGACGCGGCTCACGTCGCACCCCAACCCCGACACCGTGCGCGGCTTCACGCCGGACGGCAAGAGCGTGCTGTTCTCGTCGCCCCGGCACGTCTACAGCAACCGCTACAGCCAACTGTTCACGGTCCCGCTCACGGGCGGGATGCCGACGCAACTGCCGATCCCCTGGGGCTTCGAGGCCGCGTACTCGCCGGACGGGGACTTCATCGCCTACACGCCGGTGCGCGACGCCACCCCGCAGTGGAAGCACTACCGCGGCGGCACCCACTCGCGCGTCTGGATCTACAACGTGAAGACCCACGATGTCGTCGAGATCCCCCAGCCGAAGGACCGGTGCAACGACGCCGACCCGAACTGGATCGGGCGCACCGTGTACTTCCGCTCGGACCGGGCCGGCGAGTACAACGTGTTCGCCTACGACACCGATTCCAAAGACGTGAAAGCGCTCACGAAGTTCACCGACTTCCCGGTGCTCGACATCAACACCGATGGCACGCGGCTCATTTTCGAACAGGCCGGCTACCTGCACCTGATGCACCCGCCGCAAACGGCGACCACGCGGCTCAAGGTCGGCATCGCCATCGACAACTCCGAGGCCCGCCCGCGGTTCGCGAAGGGCGCGAAGTACGTCCGCGACGTGAGCGTTTCGCCGAGCGGCTCCCGCGTCGCGGTGGAGTTCCGCGGCGAGATCGTCACCGTGCCGGCCGAGAAGGGCGAACCGCGGAACCTGACCAACACGCCCGACGTTCACGAGCGCAGCCCGTCGTGGTCGCCGGACGGCAAGACCATTGCGTACTTTTCGGACGCCGGCGGCGAGTACCAGATGGTTCTCGCGCCCCAGAACGGCAAGGGCGAGGCGAAGAAGGTCAAGCTGACGGGCAGCGGCTTCTACTTCGACCCGGTCTGGTCGCACGATTCGAAAAAGGTCCTGTTCCGCGACAACGCCCAGACCGTGTTCATCCTCGACGTGCCCACCGAGAAGATCACGAAAATGGTCGAGCCGAAGCACGGGCTCGGCAACGGCCTTAAGGCGTCGAGTTGGTCACCCGACTCGAAGTGGGTGACCTACGCGATGAACACGCCGGCGCAGATCTCCCGCGTGTACGCCTACTCCCTGGACCAGAGCAAATCGTTCCCTATCACCGACGGCATGACGGAGGCGACGGAGCCGGCGTTCGACGCGGGCGGCAAGTACCTGTACTTCCTCGGCTCGAACGACACCGGCATGAGCAAGCACCGGTTCAGCCAGTCGGCCGCGGACAGCCGCGCCCCGCGCTGGTCGCTCAACCTCGTCGTCCTGAACGCGACCCTGCCCAGCCCGTTCCTCCGCGAGAACGACGAGGAGAAGACCGACGCCGAAAAGCCCGCGCCGAAAGGCGAGGCGAAGAAAGATGTGGCGTTCGCGATCGACTTCCCGGACATCGACCAGCGCATCCTCTCGTTCCCGCTGCCGACGGGTAACTACGGCGGGCTCCAGGCGGGCGCCGCCGGTCAGGTCTTCTACCTGACGCGGCCGGAGGCCGAAGGCGGCCGCGGCGGTCCCGGCGGGGGCGGCGGCGCGACGCTGAACCGGTACGACCTCGACCGCAAACGGTCCACCGTGGTGCAGGCCGGGGTGACCAACTACGAACTCACCCCGGACGGCCGGAAGCTGCTCTACAGCACCGGCGGCGGGAACTGGTTCATCACGTCGAGCACCGGCGGCAGCGGCGCGGCCCCGGCGGCTCCGGCCGGTGCCGCGGGGCGAGCCGGCGGGCGGCCGGCCGCCGCGCCGGCCCCCAGCGCCGCGGGCGGGGACTCCGGCGACGGCAAGGTGAACTTCGAGGCGATCGAGGTCCGGGTCGATCCGCGGGCCGAGTGGAAGCAAATCTACGAGGAGGCGTGGCGCATCAACCGCGACTTCTTCTACGACCCCAACATGCACGGCGCCGACTGGCCCGCCATGAAAAAGAAGTACGAGGTGTTCCTCCCGCACCTGACCAGCAGCGCCGACCTGTACCGGGTCGTCCGCTGGATGCTGTCGGAACTGGCGGTGGGCCACAGCTACATCACGAGCTACGGCGAGCGCACCTTCGAGCGGAAGACGGTCCCCGGCGGCCTGCTCGGCGCCGACTTCGAGGTCGCCGACGGCCGCTACCGGTTCAAGAAGATTTACGGCGGCCTGAACTGGTCCGCGGCGATGCGGTCGCCGCTCACCGCGCCCGGCGTGAACGTCAAGGAGGGGACGTTCCTGCTCGCGGTCAACGGCACCGAGCTGAAGGCGCCGACCGAGGTCTACTCGTTGTTCGAAAACACCGCCGGCAAGCTCGTCGAGATCACCGTCGGGCCGACCGCCGACGGCAAGAACTCCCGGACGGTGGCCGTGGAGCCGATCGCGAGCGAGTACAACCTGCGGAACATGGACTGGGTGGAGGGCAACTTGAAGAAGGTCGAGAAGGCGACCGACGGGCGCGTGGGCTACGTCCACGTCCGCGACACCGCGGCCGGCGGCATGGCCGACTTCAAGCGGTACTTCTTCCCGCAGGTGGACAAGGAGGCGCTGATCATCGACGAGCGGTTCAACAGCGGCGGGCAGATCGCGGACTACTACATCGACATCCTGCGCCGCCCGTTCGCGAGCTACTGGGCGCCGCGGTACGGGGCCGATAACCGGTCGCCCTCGGCGGCGGTATTCGGCCCGAAGGTGATGATCATCGACGAGGGCGCCGGGTCCGGCGGCGACATGCTGCCGTACATGTTCCGCAAGTTCGGCGTCGGCCCGCTGGTCGGCAAGCGGACCTGGGGCGGGCTGGTCGGCATCGGCGGCTACCCGGTGCTGATGGACGGCGGCACCGTGACCGCGCCGAGCTTCGCCATCTGGTCGCCGGACGGCGGGTTCATCGTGGAGAACGAGGGCGTGGCGCCGGACCACGACGTGACCATGTGGCCGAAGGACCTGATCGCCGGCAAGGACCCGCAGTTAGAAAAGGCGATCGAGCTGGCGCTGGAGGCGCTGAAGAAGAACCCGCCCAAGAAGGACACCCGGCCGGAGTACCCGAAGCGGGCACAGCCATAA